In the Buteo buteo chromosome 8, bButBut1.hap1.1, whole genome shotgun sequence genome, ACACATACGTTTAAGGAAAATGCACTGATAATCCAGTCATCTCTTGTAACTGTTCCTTAATCTACTACTTGAAAGTGAAGTTCAGCTGCAATACTCCAGGCCTCAAGAGTACTGAATCTGGCTGTTTACAGCAATATTTTACCTTTCTAACATATTTCAAGGATGAAAGACATGTGCATGCCAATGCTTTTCAAGGTATAAGGCACTCTCTTTAAGATCAGTGAAGAGGTCTTTGCTTCTATCTACAGAAAATGGCTCTACAGACCGAAAAGGCTTTACACCTTGCTTCACTTTTCCTGTAGCTCTTACTGCGAGATGTGGATGTGCGCATACTTCGCACAGTAGCGCAACTATAAGCAACCTAAACAATATTCTTTTCAGCTGACACCAAGCTTCATCACCATGATTGAAGCACAGCCACATATTTTAATAGGTtgttattctgaaaataaaaatgtttcttttgggtAGTTCAAACTCATGCTATTATTGCTAAGCAACTACTTCTATAACTGCTGTTCAACTTTCAACACAAAACCAGGAACATAGGAGGAGGCAAATTAGGACATTTAGAAGTGCCAAATAACCATTAAGACAAGCAAAATTGTGTTATCAGTGCAGAGTGGAATAAGGTGGAGAGGCTTGATCTGCAGAACAGCCAAATATGACCTTCAGAAGATCTGGATAGAAAAGTACAAAGCAACAGGCTCCAACAAAAACTagagccaaaggaaaaaaactgcactaaaaaagaagacatatctgggggggtggggggaagaagcCAAATCTAATAAAGCAAGACAGTATTTAagtgagaagttttgttttacaACAAATGTTATGAGAAAGAGATGGCCTAAACTTCATAATactttctgaagaagaaatataaatacaCTGCATCACTTATTAAATAGGCTGAGGGCCTATCAGCCCTCTGTATGTACAGATATATATAGACCAGTAAAATTACACCACTGTCAATCTCACAAGGGTAAAGGAGCTAATGTGGAGCATGCACAGCTTCATTTGTTGTCAAACCACAAACATCACCACAGCTACTTGCTCTTCACACCAGTACACTAACACCAGTGAAGAGATTGTATTTATATAGTTAAATCAGCAGAAGAATCCATTACTAAAaaacatgcttaaaaaaaaaaccacaggagaTTATATTCTGAGTGAGCACACGACTGCAGATCACACATCAGgccaaattaaaacaacaaaaaaatatcccTGGCGACAAAGTGTTATTATACTAACTCACCTTCATCAGGATTATTTAAACTATGcgctgttaaaaataaaatttaagagaaaagaaacaaagcgcTATATATACTGAGAGCACTGGCTGCCCATGTGGAGAGTTCACAAACTCGAAGCAAAACAAAGTAGGGGAGAGGGCTTGGCAATCTTTCTACACAAAAGAAACTGCAGGAGAAGTCAAGGTCAAGTGATTTAGATACTCTACCAGTAATAACTGCAATATAACTATTTTATAGGAAAATTCCTTCCCTGGTCTCATCCTCTTCTGTTCACTACTAAGTCCTAGCTTTGCCAGGGAAACAGGCTTGGCATTAGTAGATGAAGCTATCGCTGCCCGCACTTCCTCCTTAACACAAGGAattcaacacacacacacagcaagTGCAGCTAGAAAAATTTAAGATAAAACTCTCAGCATTCAGCAGAGGCAGATGTCTTTCCAACCTGCCAACGTAACCAAATACGGTTGTGATTTCTTACAACTGTAGTTTATGCCATACTTCCAAAACCATTCACTTCTCCTTTTAATGGCTTCACAATCTTTTTCACATGTACTAAGTTTAGACAGATCactaagcagaagaaaacataaaaggatCGATGAAACCAAGCAGCAACCTGTGGACTTTTTGAGCAGTATGCTACCTGAGATGATTTTAAACACGCATTAGAGTAAATAATATTTCCAACAGAAGTTTCACTGGATGTtaaaacaggaagaacaaaacaaggacacagaaaggcatttatttaaatggaagaaaacaattgCAGTGGTGAGGTACACAGCCAAGAAGTGGATGAAGTGAAGTAATTCCACACAAAAACCCTCTAGACTGCGTTTTGGAAAAAGAGCAAGCAGCACGTCTGAAATCTACCCAGCCTAACTAATGTTTCATCAACACCTGCTGATGAAAGCAACTAGGAAAAGCAACCTGTTGTTGCTTGTTACTTCGCAAGGCATACAGAAAGAGGTTGCGAAGAGCACAAAAATTCCAGGGCCGCCTGAGGAAACGCTGCTTTCCAAagagagggggaggagaaaaaaaaaaaccaaaaaccaataATACTGCCCCGGTCTAATTTAGCCACCGTTATGGGAACTGTTTCCGAggcccttcttccttccctccctccctctctcccctccgccccccgcCCAACTCCCCAGCCCGGGCAAAGCCTCCCGCAACTGGTTTGCCCCCAGAACCGCCGCCACCGCACGTGTCCGCGTCCCACAGGCCCAGAACCGGCCGAGCCTCCCAGcagcggccgggccgggccaggccgggccgggccggaccgggcgccgcccccccgcctccgccgccccccgcccttCCTcgcccgcccccccgccggTCAGGcgccttccctcccctcccccacgCAGGCCGCCCGGCCTCCCCCGGCGGGCCCTCAGCGCCCGcaccccggccgccccccgccgacCGAGAGGCGTCGCCTGCGCTCCCCTTCCCCGCCCCGAGAGCCGGGCGCCGaccggagcggagcggggaggGCCGGGCCCCTCCCCCGCTgagctcccccagccctgccccggcgCTGACCCCGGGGCcgccggggagcggcggggcggcggccccggcagCCCGGAGCGGGTGGttggggggggagcgggggtcCCGAtcgccgccgcgccccgcgcccgcccgcggggggggaggggcgaggagcgggccgggggggcggggcggcgctCACCTGGCAGAAGCGGCGGCAGTAATACTGGCTGTTGAGGAGGGCCGGCAGGCCGGCGGGGGGACCCGGCGTCACCAGCGCCTCCAGCTCCTCGCTGAGCCGCTCCGACTCCTGATCGCTCTCGTCTTCCGCCATGCTGCTCCGGCCGCCCTGCGCGTACCGAGcgcccccccctgcccccgccccgccaCGCCGGAAGGAGCGccccccctgcccgccgccTCACGTCCGGCCACGCCCACCCGCCGCGCTCCGATTGGGCCGGCCGCCGTGCCGATCAGCGGCCCGCCGCGAGAGGACGCGCCGGCGACCCCTGACCCGCGGctcctccctcccgcccgcccggccccgccgaggCCGCCTTCGATTGGAGCGAAAGCCTCTTCGCTGCTTCGTCCCTCCCCCCCCGCGTCGCCATTGGCCGCTCATCCCGTCCGTCGCGGCTCCCTCCGCGGCCTCCCGCCGGCGACTGGCCGCAGCCCCCGTCCGCTagacgccgccgccgccctcgcGCGCTCCGACTGGCCCGGGCGCGCCTCCATCACGGCGctcggccccgccccgcccgctcCTCATCGGGCAGACGGGCCGTCCATCTCCGCGCGCccgggccggggtggggggggagccAATcgccgcggggctgccgccgcTCGGCCGCGCTGTGGCGGCGggcgagagagagagagagagagagaggcggGCGAGAGGCGCGCGGCGGTTGCCAGGCGGGTTGCTAGGTCCCGCCTACCGCGGCCGCCAGGGTGGGTAGGTCCGTCTGGCTGCGGCGCGGCGCCCGTCGGCGGAGGGGCGCGTCCGGCCCGCGGCCCAGCGGGGCCCAGCggaggagcggcggcggcggcgcacCGCCGGTGGGGCGTGGGGAGGCCGCGCGGCCGGAGCGGGTAACGGCGCCCGGcagggggcgggcgggggccggcggggcgcggcgcggcgggcggtgCTGCCGCCGCCTCGGCGGGGGCCGCTCTCCGCCGCCTGCGAGGTCCCGGCGCCGGTCGgctgaggggagagagggaagagaggaagggcGGCGGGGCCGTCTCTGCCATAGAAACACCCGCCgtgccgggcggggcggggccggggcgggaggggccGCACCTGTCTGCCgccgccgggcgggggggggggggctggggtgcgcgcgccgccgcggcccgggccgggccctctcccccccccccccccccccgcgtccgttggggggagggaggcggAGCGCGGACCCCGCCGCTCCTGAGAGGCCCCTCACGGGTTCCATGGCGCCGTCGATCGGGTGACCAGACCCCGGGGAATAAACCGCCTCGAGTCCTGGCCGCCGGTCACGGCGAGGGGGAACGGCGAAACCGGTTGTGGGGGGGGCTTGGAAATCCCGGCAGGCGTTTTTCCTCCTCGCCTGAGACAGCCCTCGGGCTCGCCGAGGGGCGCGGTGGACGCGCCGCCGTCCCCTCTCCGGTGACACCGATCGTAGCCGAGGCGTGCTCACCCCCCACCCACACCGGCCCCAGGGCTCCCGCCGCTGCGGAAAAGCTTCCCTCCTCGGAAAACCGGCGAGGGGGGCGGCGGGTCGGGTGTCTGTCCCGGGGGGCTCCTCGGCACCgacgccgcccccccccccgcttggGAACCCAGCAGTAGTTCAGGCGTCAGTAGGCATCGAAGAATCCGCGACAAAACTTGAggcaaaaaagcccaaaccaaaacaaaaaaaaccaacccaccaaaAATCCTGCGTTTCCGTACTTGTCCTGTTCACGGAATTCCTGGGGATTTTGACGTAGCATAAGTGCAAACACCTAGTTTGGTGGGGGATGTGTTTTGAGGCTTCCGAAGCCTGAGCGACAAGGTTATGTTAGGTTAAGGCTTGGTTTCCGCTTGATTTCAGGAAACAGTTGCTTAGGAAACTCACGGGGATAAATTGcataaagcaacaaaaagaatgaagaaagttCCATCCATGCTGAAAAAGCATTGTTTATCTTAGTCTGCAGGGTTGTGCAGTATCAGTCAAGACTTAACAgttctggaaagcagcagataGTGCAAAAAATTAACTAGGAAAGTAGCTAATAGCAAGATCtctgcctccttttttccaaaaggTTGTCGTCTCTCAGTGGAGAAatggtttaagaaaaaagacaatattGAAGACTGAATTCTCTGTTCCTTTATTTCCAGAGCAAGTGAAAGGCATTGTGGACAGCAGAAACTCCATTCAGTCCTTAGAGCTGGACAAGCTTAACTTACAGTTAGTTTGGAAGTTCTGGTCTTTTAATGGcagatcttttaaaatgttgcaacAGCAAAATCTGTGTGTGTAATGAAGTAAGTACAGAGGAGAATAGGTCTAGAGATATTCCGATCTCTCCGTCTGCCTTGTAAGCACAGGTAGTACAAAATTCTTCAAAGTCATTCACGCCTATAAGTGAATTCCCCAGGCAACCTATTATATTTCCTCAAAGTATTtgccaaaatacattttttaagaaacgCCTGTTGCCCTCTTTTTGTTAAGAAAGTGAGTAGTTAATGTAATGACCATTCATTTTGCTCAGAAAACCTCAAACCTGAACAGAGCTGTTTCTGAACTTGAACTGTACTTTGAAAAGGACTTAAGTTACCTTGGCTGAGATTTACACCAGCTACTCCATTtctcaacaacaaaaaaagacataggTCCGGTTTGATTTTAGTACAATTGACTAGGTTATTGCCTGCTTTGGTATAACATAGTATAATTTAGATCGATGTTAGAAAGTGTCCACCTTTCTTAGTTATCAATCAGTTACCGTCCCCAGAGAAGCTGtcatctttgaaaatacaggttcttattttgcactgaaatgtATGCAATTTTCTGTTCACATTAGGCTGTTCCAGCCATCTCTAGTTACAAtgacaaaattatttgctgttgACTCTGAGTTAAAGGTTCAGTCTAACAGTTTTGGTATGAGCTGGGGCAGAAGTGAGGGGTGTTCCCAAATGAGTGCTGACAAAGCTcaggtttggcttttttgttttggtttggggttttttggttgttggtggtttttttactgGCTTTTACAGGTGACAGTAATGGCCTTCTTGCCTGATATTTGGACAACTAGGCTTTTGCTAACAGAATTAATACACACTTTCAGgaagtaaacagaaaaatacgGACTCGACATTACTAAGAAACTGTCAAATATGTTGAAAATGCTAAGAAGAAAGCACCCTTTAGCTAAAGAGTAAAGGATAAAAACTGTcttcaagaaaaagcaaaaagcttttctATTTGACTTTCAGTGATGAACGGATTGAGTATTGAGGGTTCTGTTGAGCTTTGTAGTTGTAGAAACTAAAATGTGCTTTACTCTGACTCAAGAGGAACGTCAGTCAGGAGACTTCAAGATGATGAACCTTTCAATAATAGTTTCACACATGTATCTTACATGTAGTTACCTTTTAGATGTCAGTTAGCGCTATATTGGATATTGAATAGACTGCATCCAGAATTATTTGGTTGAAATCATTAGCATActttaacagcaatttttatttttttttccagctctcagGTAAAGTTTGTTGAAGGCAGCAATGGAACGATTTGGAGTGAAGTCCGCTCCATCACGTAACCGCTCGAAGACTGCTTTGTATGTGACTCCTCAGGATCGTGTAACTGAGTTTGGCAGTGAGCTGCACGAAGATGGAGGAAAACTCTTCTGTACTTCCTGCAATGTGGTTCTGAATCACGTTCGCAAGTCTGCGATCAATGACCACCTCAAGtctaaaacacacacaaagcGAAAGGCAGAATTTGAAGAACAGAATGTCAGGAAGAAGCAAAGGACTCTGACTGCCTCCCTTCAGTGCAACAGTACTGCCCAGACAGAGAAAACCAGTGTCATCCAGGACTTTGTGAAAATGTGCCTGGAAGCTAATATTCCACTTGAGAAGGCTGATCATCCATCTGTGCGAGCCTTCCTGTCCCGCTACGTCAAGAACGGCAGTTCGATACCTAAGTCAGACCAGCTAAGGAAAGCATACCTGCCTGACGGGTATGACAATGAGAACCAACTCATCAATACTGAAGACCGTtgagaagaaaactgttttcatcaTCGTTGTGAAGTTTTACATATTGATggtgtggtttatttttatattcatgcATATATACAGTGTTACATATTGGTTTTACAAGCTATTTTGTATTATTGTAGAAATGACAATCTATTTGTGAACTTAGTGGTATGCCGCAGACTGTTGCTAACCCTGCTGTAGACTTCAGAGCTACGTTGATGTAGAACTCACGATGAATGTAGGGAACATACCTGGCATACACCTTATCTGTGTTCAGTCCAGCTGTAACTGGCGCTAAGAAAAAGGCACTTGGATGGAGCACCTCACTTACCTAAACTGTGCATCTAAATATATGAGGAAGATGATGTGATAGGGATTGTTAATCATGTCAGTGGATTGCTTTGTCCAGTATCCTGTCCATGAGTGACCAAGAAGAAGTGCTGCACATTTGAAATGCAAGAAGCTGTAGAatggttatttaaaatataactgcTCTGTTGGGGGAGGTTTATTGCAAATTCCTATTCAAGTTCGGTTTATGTTCaaaaacaggaaacatttttcttctagaatACTCTCTTACCCTATTTGGTGCGACTGTGGATGTATTCATTATCTAGCTTAAATAGTCAGTCTCTTGTATTGACCTCTGAACAACACTGTTCTCATAAAGCTAAGAGTTCTGCAGGTTTACCGTGCCCGCTTTCTTAAAATCACTGTTTCATTGTCTCGGTTTAACGTGTCCCCTTCAGTTTCAGTGCCAATCTTTGAAAGTTGAGTAGACAAACCAGTAACTGAGTGTGGTTTGCAGTGCAGCAGCTGGCAAGTGAAACTTGTACTGGACCAAGGTCTTAGTAGAGGTGATTAATGCCTTTCTCTTACTAGCAGGACAAAGGATGCTAAATCTGAGTTGGGGGTGGGAGAGGCACTAAACTGTGGAGTTGAGAAAGATTTTTTACAGTGCACAGGAGAAGAGGCTCCTCCATCTTTCCCTGAAGGTCCTCTACATCTCTGGCCTTGTCCTCAGCCTTTTAGTGAAAGGAGGTAAAGTgattaaaacagttttcaaaatagttACTGCAGTGGCTGTTCAATACCTGTAAGCTCAAATAGGAAAGCGTGTATACTTTGAAGCTCTACTGGAATTACAGACCTGGGCTGTATTACTTACTCTGTGCCAAGGCCGCATCTATTGGACTGGCACAAAGTAAAATGCGAAATTGAAGAATTTCAATAATGTTGCCCTCTCCCAAATCTAGTAAACTATTACTGAGCTATTCCAAATTATTATGCCAAATAGTCCGCTCGGTGTAAGCGCTCTATAAAGTTTTTGAATGCAATGAGGGAGCACTGTGCAAAGTGTTGGAATACGACCAACTCCTGCCTGCTCTAGATTTCCTTGAGATGCTCTGGGTTCAGGGATGTGCTAAGCATATTCTAGCAGCACAGAAATCCTCTGCTCAGTGGATACAATGGTGTAAGCATGCTTTAACTCCCTCAGTTGGAGCCAGTTGTTCTGTCCAGCTTCCTTTCCCCTGTAGTTTCACAGTATCTGtttctcagtatttcttttattccagATATTTACAGCAATACTAAGTAATTGctaaaaagagacaaaataacCTGCTTATTTAGTTTCTGTAGTGATTTCCCTAGCTTTTTCTAGAGCAGTCTCTTTTGCTGGATTGAGAGAGACTTGCACACCTAGTAACAACTGGTTTTTGTGCAATTAGCTTCTACAGAAATGCACTTGTGTTACATTATAACCACGTCTTGAAGCCTTCTGCTATGAGACCTGTTTGAGTAAATGGACAGaactaaaaagcagaaagctgcctATCCATGTGTACCAGCACACGGGGGTACTCAGTACACTGCTGCACCTTTGGTCCCCGTTGAAGCTAGCAGGACTCCATGCAGTCATAGCAATCCTGTCAATGATACTGGTTGCTGGTTTAGAACTTCAGACAGAAATAACAGTAGTAATTTTTTACTCTAATCTTAGATATCAAAATATGCCTTCTAAAATATCATTTGCTATTGCACAAGCTTGGGTTTAGCTTAACATCATGAACTGCCTTGGGCTAGAACTGTTTTATAAATCTTCTTAAGCCAAGTGAAAGGTACACTGCCAATAGCCTTTTCTGTCCTGACAATAattgaaaatgttcttttacaGCTGCTGTTTCATTACAGTGAAACAACATCcttgctttaatattttttatttttttttaccttatgAATGCTATCTTAGAATTGaagcaaatagaaaacaatGGAGTATTGAGAAAACAGGCTTCCATTAAGTGAAAGCATCTAGGGAAGACCGTATGATTAAAAGGTATGAATTTGGACTAGTTAGCTCAGTTCCTGCTAACATGGAATTTCACAGGCTGCACCCCATAACTATTTTATATAGAATTCAATGCTGTATGTTTTTCCCTTGACTGGCAAACTGAcagacattttgaaaagcttAATGGTAACATTAAATAGGCTCttgcacaaatgaaaaaaaaaaatcaagttactTTCACTTGTAcagttttacataaaaataaaagttagcaACATCAAcagcttttgttaaaaaagaaaacgaGTCATTTTCAGTAAGGCAAAGCAATATTAGAACACTTAGTTTCTCAAAAGCTTACTCTACTTACAAAGCAGTCTGTGTACTATTTTCAGTAATTATTCTAgtaccaaattattttttatgcgGAA is a window encoding:
- the CGGBP1 gene encoding CGG triplet repeat-binding protein 1 → MERFGVKSAPSRNRSKTALYVTPQDRVTEFGSELHEDGGKLFCTSCNVVLNHVRKSAINDHLKSKTHTKRKAEFEEQNVRKKQRTLTASLQCNSTAQTEKTSVIQDFVKMCLEANIPLEKADHPSVRAFLSRYVKNGSSIPKSDQLRKAYLPDGYDNENQLINTEDR